A window of the Desulfovibrio oxyclinae DSM 11498 genome harbors these coding sequences:
- a CDS encoding ATP synthase subunit I produces the protein MRSQLMVATTSSLALLVMGMFSVWSLAFMAGAVIATLNFWALARVGQILVHVRSGATLTLLLIFYGKLILSGIALYVLIGIWQVPIWSLLLGLSTVVVTITAWGLVHFGRTKG, from the coding sequence ATGAGAAGTCAACTGATGGTGGCGACAACGTCATCACTGGCTCTGCTTGTTATGGGCATGTTTTCGGTATGGTCGCTGGCCTTCATGGCGGGAGCCGTGATTGCCACGCTCAATTTCTGGGCCCTTGCCCGAGTGGGTCAGATCTTGGTGCATGTTCGCAGCGGAGCGACGCTGACCCTGCTTTTGATATTCTACGGAAAGCTGATTCTGAGCGGCATCGCCCTGTATGTGCTGATCGGAATCTGGCAGGTGCCCATCTGGAGCCTGCTGCTTGGGCTTTCCACCGTGGTGGTGACCATCACCGCCTGGGGGCTGGTGCATTTCGGGCGAACTAAAGGCTAG
- a CDS encoding ATP synthase F0 subunit C, whose product MKALKTLFATVAMTLVATAAFAADGAALGSSVAYATALGMGLAAGLCGIGQGMGLKGAVEGTARNPEAGSKLTTTLILGLAFIESLAIYALVVCLILLFLNPFA is encoded by the coding sequence ATGAAAGCTCTCAAGACTCTCTTCGCCACCGTGGCCATGACCCTGGTTGCTACCGCTGCCTTCGCTGCTGACGGCGCCGCTCTCGGCTCTTCCGTCGCATACGCCACCGCTCTGGGCATGGGCCTGGCCGCCGGTCTCTGCGGCATCGGTCAGGGCATGGGCCTCAAGGGCGCCGTTGAAGGCACCGCCCGCAACCCGGAAGCCGGCTCCAAGCTGACCACCACCCTGATTCTCGGTCTGGCGTTCATCGAGTCCCTGGCAATTTACGCCCTCGTTGTCTGCCTGATCCTCCTCTTCCTCAACCCGTTCGCATAA
- a CDS encoding multiheme c-type cytochrome — translation MEFPVWQLTTLGGGFWIALISVVHVYVAQFAVGGGLFLVVIERMARKSGSKEFMDYAKRNSKFFLLLTMVFGAVTGVAIWFTIALLAPDAALTLIHQFVFGWATEWVFFLAEIVSLLVYYYGWERLSARDHQIVGGLYFFFGWMSLFMINGIIGYMLTPGEWLETGNFWDGFFNPTFWPQLVFRTALSVTFAGLFGFVTGTLIKEEKSRGTVVRTCAAWTVAGMALVALTGMWYIHSLPPAQYQLAMEESARVEWFMNSFWWVGIAVLVGGLLLGIRMPRSLGFPVALVVLLLGLGLTGSFESIREAARKPYIIWGERYSNSILPEQMPEINEKGFLKAAKWIPADLRDVTAENELEAGRWLFQYQCASCHSIGGPMNDILPHTDKYTEAGFDAFLSGMGKISRYMPPFAGTPDERAALSAYIVRDLHGLEPGELAFAEPGEADVPEYDPEEAEFVLFAWADKGLRFVSESGIIRLRPSGETLNASLIYRGMLPEIVSEGMSVEYELEQGYPEASGTMTPGDYGGFKAEGIKVEPYSDEGYSPYPIATVTAKDETGEVVAQTKAVLPVGMRMGCNNCHGGGWQNNEEEAGMSADTAMDILMVHDRINDTALTEKAKSGEVVDCAACHADPDIGEEGRDDMLNLSAAMHGFHSVYLKDRGQDACNFCHETPMYRGIHADMGLECVACHGDMTTHAGSLLLAEREAGIEAADKLLAVLEPDEEFVQPRKPWHQEPDCLSCHEEFAAPYNVDAANQWTEEKAQLYSQRYGDVGAVRCAACHGSPHAVYPAMYDRDNMQPLQYQDNRRPIGAGNCSVCHTMEMDYPAHHPGMGLE, via the coding sequence GCCCTGCTCGCACCGGATGCGGCCCTGACATTGATTCATCAATTCGTTTTCGGCTGGGCTACAGAATGGGTCTTCTTCCTGGCGGAGATCGTTTCCCTGCTCGTCTATTATTACGGTTGGGAACGCCTCAGCGCGCGTGACCACCAGATCGTCGGCGGGCTGTACTTCTTCTTCGGCTGGATGTCGCTGTTCATGATCAACGGCATCATCGGCTACATGCTCACCCCCGGCGAATGGCTGGAGACCGGCAACTTCTGGGACGGGTTCTTCAACCCGACATTCTGGCCGCAGCTGGTATTCCGCACAGCTCTTTCCGTAACCTTTGCCGGACTGTTCGGCTTTGTCACCGGAACACTCATCAAGGAAGAAAAATCACGCGGAACCGTGGTTCGCACCTGCGCGGCATGGACCGTTGCGGGCATGGCCCTCGTGGCGCTCACGGGCATGTGGTACATTCACTCCCTGCCCCCCGCGCAGTACCAGCTCGCCATGGAAGAATCCGCCCGTGTGGAATGGTTCATGAACAGCTTCTGGTGGGTCGGCATCGCGGTTCTGGTGGGCGGCCTGCTGCTCGGCATCCGTATGCCCCGCAGCCTCGGCTTTCCTGTCGCGCTCGTGGTGCTGCTTCTGGGCCTCGGGCTCACCGGCAGTTTCGAATCCATCCGCGAGGCAGCGCGCAAGCCCTACATCATCTGGGGCGAACGCTATTCCAACAGCATCCTCCCGGAACAGATGCCCGAAATCAACGAAAAGGGGTTCCTCAAGGCCGCCAAATGGATCCCCGCCGACCTGCGTGACGTCACTGCCGAGAACGAGCTTGAGGCCGGACGCTGGCTTTTCCAGTATCAGTGTGCCTCCTGCCACTCCATCGGCGGCCCCATGAACGACATTCTTCCCCACACCGACAAGTACACCGAGGCAGGCTTTGACGCCTTCCTTTCCGGCATGGGCAAGATCAGCCGCTACATGCCGCCCTTTGCCGGAACGCCGGATGAACGCGCCGCACTTTCGGCGTACATAGTGCGCGACCTGCACGGCCTTGAGCCCGGCGAACTGGCCTTTGCCGAACCCGGTGAAGCCGACGTGCCGGAATATGATCCCGAAGAGGCCGAGTTCGTCCTGTTCGCCTGGGCGGACAAAGGCCTGCGGTTCGTCTCCGAATCCGGCATCATCCGCCTGCGCCCCAGCGGCGAAACCCTCAATGCCTCGCTCATCTATCGCGGCATGCTGCCCGAGATCGTCTCCGAGGGCATGAGCGTGGAGTATGAACTGGAGCAAGGATATCCCGAAGCCTCGGGCACCATGACGCCCGGCGATTATGGCGGATTCAAGGCCGAAGGAATCAAGGTCGAGCCGTACTCCGATGAAGGCTACTCGCCCTACCCCATCGCAACCGTCACCGCAAAGGATGAAACCGGTGAGGTGGTCGCGCAGACCAAGGCCGTCCTGCCGGTGGGCATGCGCATGGGATGCAACAACTGTCACGGCGGCGGTTGGCAGAACAATGAGGAAGAGGCCGGAATGTCCGCAGATACGGCCATGGACATCCTCATGGTGCATGACCGCATCAACGACACCGCCCTCACCGAGAAAGCCAAGTCCGGCGAGGTGGTGGACTGCGCCGCCTGTCACGCCGATCCGGACATTGGCGAAGAAGGTAGGGACGACATGCTCAACCTGTCCGCAGCCATGCACGGGTTCCACTCGGTCTATCTGAAGGACCGCGGACAGGACGCCTGCAACTTCTGTCACGAGACGCCCATGTATCGAGGCATTCACGCCGACATGGGGCTTGAGTGCGTTGCCTGCCACGGCGATATGACCACCCACGCAGGCTCGCTGTTGCTTGCCGAGCGGGAAGCGGGCATCGAGGCTGCCGACAAACTGCTTGCAGTTCTCGAACCCGATGAAGAGTTCGTTCAGCCGCGCAAACCGTGGCATCAGGAACCTGACTGCCTGTCCTGCCACGAAGAGTTTGCCGCTCCCTACAATGTGGACGCGGCCAACCAGTGGACCGAGGAAAAAGCCCAGCTCTACAGCCAGCGCTACGGTGACGTTGGCGCCGTGCGTTGCGCCGCCTGCCACGGCTCCCCGCACGCTGTCTATCCCGCCATGTACGACCGCGACAACATGCAGCCCTTGCAGTATCAGGACAATCGCCGTCCCATCGGCGCCGGAAACTGCTCGGTCTGTCACACCATGGAGATGGACTACCCGGCCCACCATCCCGGCATGGGACTGGAATAG
- a CDS encoding redox-sensing transcriptional repressor Rex: protein MKSEHIPKATIGRLAVYIQVLENLLRDGVEVISSEKLARACSVNSSQIRKDLAYFGEFGVRGVGYYVQELISSIKESLGIDRAWNCALIGVGNLGTALLKHQDFARRGFHVKAAFDCDPDKIGKEITGMEIVCPTHLKERAPELGLEIGIITTPPDRAQRAANHLVEANIRGIINFAPARIQVPPHIPVEYVDFFDHLYSLAFQVSLGDNN from the coding sequence ATGAAAAGCGAACACATACCCAAAGCGACTATCGGCAGACTTGCCGTATATATTCAGGTACTGGAAAACCTCCTGCGAGACGGGGTCGAGGTCATCTCATCCGAGAAACTGGCCCGGGCCTGTTCCGTCAACTCTTCCCAGATCCGCAAAGACCTCGCCTATTTTGGCGAGTTTGGCGTTCGTGGGGTGGGGTATTATGTGCAGGAACTCATCTCTTCCATCAAAGAGTCGCTAGGCATCGACCGCGCATGGAATTGCGCGCTGATCGGCGTGGGAAATCTCGGTACGGCCCTGCTCAAGCATCAGGATTTCGCTCGACGCGGCTTCCATGTGAAGGCTGCCTTTGACTGTGATCCTGACAAGATCGGTAAGGAAATTACCGGTATGGAGATCGTCTGCCCGACGCATCTCAAAGAGCGGGCTCCCGAATTGGGGCTGGAAATCGGCATCATCACCACTCCGCCCGACCGCGCCCAGCGCGCGGCCAACCATCTGGTGGAGGCGAATATCCGAGGCATCATCAACTTTGCTCCCGCCCGGATTCAGGTGCCGCCGCACATCCCTGTCGAGTATGTCGATTTCTTTGACCATCTCTACTCTCTGGCCTTTCAGGTCTCGCTCGGCGACAATAACTAG
- the atpB gene encoding F0F1 ATP synthase subunit A, with amino-acid sequence MGGGLPHPLLYMEILRNALHLEFIELHVWYTWLAMLILFTLALLVRGRLQLVPGGLQNVFEVIIGGLEDFVVANIGEEGRRVFPVLITLFLFILTMNYIGLVPGCDAPTANLQTNAALAIFLFAYYNFHGLRKWGPGYIKHFMGPMPAMAPLMLILELISHLVRPLSLTLRLFGNIRGEEIVLVLLFMLAPIYSTLPMYFLFLLAKTIQAFIFFMLGMIYLQGALDHAH; translated from the coding sequence ATAGGTGGCGGACTTCCGCATCCCCTTTTGTACATGGAAATCCTGCGCAACGCGCTGCATTTGGAGTTCATTGAGCTGCACGTCTGGTACACCTGGCTTGCAATGCTCATCCTGTTCACCCTTGCGCTGCTCGTTCGCGGTCGTCTGCAGTTGGTCCCCGGCGGCCTGCAGAACGTTTTCGAAGTCATCATCGGCGGTCTTGAGGACTTTGTCGTCGCCAACATCGGCGAGGAAGGTCGTCGCGTTTTCCCCGTGCTGATCACCCTGTTCCTGTTCATTCTCACTATGAACTACATCGGGCTGGTTCCGGGCTGCGACGCGCCTACGGCAAACCTGCAGACCAACGCTGCGTTGGCTATTTTCCTTTTCGCTTACTACAACTTCCACGGCCTGCGTAAATGGGGTCCTGGATACATCAAGCACTTCATGGGCCCCATGCCCGCCATGGCTCCCCTGATGCTGATTCTCGAACTTATCTCCCACCTCGTCCGTCCGCTTTCGCTCACGCTGCGTCTGTTCGGCAACATCCGTGGTGAGGAAATCGTGCTGGTGCTGCTCTTCATGCTGGCGCCCATCTACAGCACACTGCCCATGTACTTCCTGTTCCTGCTCGCGAAGACCATTCAGGCCTTCATCTTCTTCATGCTCGGCATGATCTACCTGCAAGGCGCTCTGGACCACGCGCATTAG
- the acs gene encoding acetate--CoA ligase, protein MSEERTIESMMKEGKTFQPPKSETAHVQGYDKLVELEKRAEEDPEGFWAERAEELVSWFKPWDKVLDYDFHKPEINWFKGGKLNVSYNCLDKHIENGRRNKAALIWQGEPDEDVKVFTYQMLYTEVCKFANALKKMGVRKGDRVALYLPMVPELSIAMLACARIGAMHSVVFAGFSAISLQSRIQDCEAKVLVTADAVIRAGKTIPLKPNADEACKNCPSVEQVVVVQRGGNDVEMVEGRDRWWHEVVGEDDVRGDCPPEEMDAEDILFILYTSGSTGKPKGVVHTTGGYLTYAAHTLQWVFDLQEDDVYWCTADIGWITGHSYILYGPLCLGATSLMFEGVPSYPKPDRFWQIVEKFKVNLFYTAPTVIRALMREGEAWTQNYDLSTLRILGSVGEPINPEAWRWYHQNIGNGKLPIVDTWWQTETGGFMISPLPYATPLKPGSATRPMPGVSAKVVRADGSPADPDEGGHLVVDKPWPGMLRGVFGDPERFKSTYFQRFPGMYESGDGARCDKDGYMWIMGRLDDVINVSGHRLGTAEIESALVAHSAVSEAAVVGMPHQVKGQSIYAYVTLKSDEEESDEIRAELKKWVRSEIGPIATPEVIQFADGLPKTRSGKIMRRVLRKIAADQDDFGDTSTLADPGVITDLVEGKKDLLG, encoded by the coding sequence ATGAGTGAAGAACGCACCATTGAGAGCATGATGAAGGAAGGGAAAACCTTTCAGCCGCCGAAATCCGAAACCGCCCACGTGCAAGGGTACGACAAGCTGGTTGAACTGGAAAAGCGGGCGGAAGAAGACCCGGAAGGCTTCTGGGCCGAAAGGGCCGAGGAGCTGGTCTCATGGTTCAAACCCTGGGACAAGGTGCTGGACTATGATTTCCACAAGCCTGAAATCAACTGGTTCAAAGGCGGGAAGCTGAACGTTTCCTACAACTGTCTCGACAAGCACATCGAAAACGGCCGGCGCAACAAGGCCGCGCTTATCTGGCAGGGCGAGCCGGACGAGGACGTCAAGGTCTTCACCTATCAGATGCTCTACACCGAGGTCTGTAAGTTCGCCAATGCGCTGAAGAAAATGGGCGTTCGCAAGGGTGACCGCGTGGCGCTCTACCTGCCTATGGTCCCGGAGCTTTCCATTGCCATGCTGGCCTGTGCCCGCATCGGAGCCATGCATTCCGTGGTTTTCGCCGGCTTCTCCGCCATTTCGTTGCAGTCGCGAATTCAGGACTGCGAAGCGAAGGTCCTTGTCACTGCTGATGCGGTCATTCGTGCCGGAAAAACCATTCCGCTCAAGCCCAACGCGGACGAAGCATGCAAGAACTGCCCGTCGGTCGAGCAGGTCGTGGTGGTCCAGCGCGGTGGAAACGACGTGGAAATGGTCGAAGGCCGCGATCGCTGGTGGCATGAGGTTGTCGGCGAGGATGACGTGCGCGGCGACTGTCCGCCCGAGGAAATGGACGCGGAAGACATTCTTTTCATTCTGTATACTTCCGGATCCACGGGCAAACCCAAGGGTGTTGTCCACACCACCGGTGGATACCTGACCTACGCGGCTCATACCCTGCAATGGGTTTTCGATCTTCAGGAAGACGACGTATACTGGTGCACTGCCGATATCGGTTGGATCACCGGGCATTCATACATTCTGTACGGTCCGCTGTGCCTCGGGGCCACCTCGCTGATGTTCGAGGGCGTTCCAAGCTATCCCAAGCCGGATCGCTTCTGGCAGATCGTCGAGAAATTCAAGGTCAACCTGTTCTATACCGCTCCCACCGTCATTCGTGCTCTGATGCGCGAAGGTGAGGCGTGGACGCAGAATTATGACCTCTCCACACTGCGCATCCTCGGTTCCGTGGGTGAGCCGATCAACCCGGAAGCGTGGCGGTGGTACCATCAGAACATCGGAAACGGTAAGCTTCCCATTGTGGACACGTGGTGGCAGACGGAAACCGGCGGATTCATGATTTCGCCGCTGCCGTATGCAACACCGCTCAAGCCGGGTTCTGCCACGCGCCCCATGCCGGGCGTCTCCGCCAAAGTTGTTCGCGCCGACGGGTCGCCCGCCGATCCGGACGAGGGCGGACACCTCGTGGTGGACAAGCCGTGGCCCGGAATGCTTCGCGGCGTCTTTGGCGACCCGGAGCGGTTCAAATCAACCTATTTCCAGCGGTTTCCCGGCATGTACGAATCCGGTGACGGCGCACGTTGCGACAAGGATGGGTACATGTGGATCATGGGTCGCCTTGACGACGTGATCAACGTCTCCGGTCACAGGCTGGGCACGGCAGAGATCGAATCGGCGCTGGTTGCGCACTCGGCGGTCTCCGAAGCCGCGGTTGTGGGTATGCCGCATCAGGTCAAGGGCCAGTCAATCTACGCCTATGTCACGCTCAAGTCCGATGAAGAGGAATCCGACGAAATCCGCGCCGAGCTCAAGAAGTGGGTTCGCAGCGAGATCGGCCCCATCGCCACGCCGGAAGTCATCCAGTTCGCCGACGGGCTTCCCAAGACCCGCTCAGGCAAGATCATGCGCCGCGTGCTCCGCAAGATCGCTGCGGATCAGGACGACTTCGGCGACACCTCCACGCTGGCGGATCCCGGTGTCATCACCGACCTCGTGGAAGGAAAGAAGGACCTGCTCGGTTAG